The following proteins are co-located in the Pedobacter sp. FW305-3-2-15-E-R2A2 genome:
- a CDS encoding glycosyltransferase family 1 protein, which yields MKILKILDWPSKQYYGETHHFHRWKKQLLGHGLKVEFHVDHRDKGLSDADYVLIHSRYFGEGWQNINNRNARNEDFLFRFLLALRGSVDRLIWFDAADSTGSYDFPVLPYVDVFLKKQLLLNRDYYVNPEGTKDIRVWLNCLSPEARKRFEPCPPKELHKVRLGWNIGFNDYRYFGYKMSRLSNYLSYDLYPVRFADVYRQRPYDLAYRGTIHADHEGQKGVFYQRNHLLSLFKEMNLQMATGANVSKTRYWKELKASKLSVSPFGWGEICYRDFETFISGAVLVKPVMSHIETFPDLFIADETYVPVHWNLSGLEGQLTEIINNYKYYRAIARNGQERYNEAINDADKFISFFKESINNT from the coding sequence ATGAAAATTTTAAAGATTCTGGATTGGCCTTCAAAACAATATTATGGGGAGACCCATCATTTTCACCGATGGAAAAAGCAACTGCTAGGCCATGGGCTGAAGGTAGAATTCCACGTAGATCATCGTGATAAAGGCTTATCTGATGCCGATTATGTACTGATCCATTCCCGGTATTTTGGGGAGGGGTGGCAGAACATCAATAACCGAAATGCCAGGAATGAGGATTTTCTCTTTCGCTTTCTCCTGGCCTTAAGGGGATCTGTAGATCGGCTCATCTGGTTTGATGCTGCAGACTCGACCGGATCATACGATTTTCCTGTGCTTCCTTATGTGGATGTTTTTCTTAAAAAACAGCTGCTGCTGAATCGGGATTATTATGTGAATCCGGAGGGAACGAAAGACATCCGGGTATGGCTAAACTGTTTATCTCCGGAGGCAAGAAAAAGGTTTGAACCTTGTCCGCCGAAGGAACTTCATAAAGTAAGGCTGGGATGGAATATCGGCTTTAATGATTACCGGTATTTCGGCTACAAGATGAGTCGGCTGAGCAATTACCTGAGCTATGATTTATACCCTGTTCGCTTTGCAGATGTCTACCGGCAAAGGCCGTATGACCTGGCTTACCGGGGAACCATTCATGCTGATCATGAAGGTCAGAAGGGCGTTTTTTACCAGAGAAACCATTTGCTTTCTCTTTTCAAAGAGATGAACCTGCAGATGGCAACGGGCGCCAATGTCAGTAAAACAAGGTACTGGAAAGAGCTGAAGGCTTCCAAGCTGAGTGTCAGCCCCTTTGGATGGGGAGAGATCTGTTACCGTGATTTTGAAACTTTTATTTCCGGCGCAGTACTGGTAAAACCGGTCATGAGTCATATAGAAACCTTTCCGGATCTTTTTATTGCGGACGAAACTTATGTTCCGGTGCATTGGAACTTATCCGGATTGGAAGGCCAGTTAACGGAGATCATCAACAACTATAAGTATTACAGAGCGATCGCGAGAAATGGTCAGGAAAGGTATAATGAGGCGATCAATGACGCGGATAAATTCATCAGTTTTTTTAAAGAAAGCATCAATAACACCTGA
- a CDS encoding glycosyltransferase, giving the protein MSKIIHIIGNLARGGAERFVIDLCNEMSRKPEQEIILVSLCGNAKEDSFLGEIDDRVTYVSFEKKSGFSWSVLMKLTAWLKAQAPDIVHSHQNSSEYLLLYRLDRNDTIFFHTIHNLAEAECPGRMLKLFRKLFYKRNKVIPVTISGNCSKSYREYYGLRNDVVIENARPPMRITEEREELLRKYKGPGAGFLLVHIGRISPEKNQKLLIEVVQKINEKEDRPCRLLIIGEVKEEKLYQRLKKQVGADDHIEFLGGKKNVGDYLSIADAFCLSSTWEGMPISLIEAMSVGCIPVCTPIGGMKEMISTGVTGFLSEDVSTAAYYDALKQALYSSDKALIKENLKKDYEEKYTIGISACKHLKVYAIAMNLMEHKVRELYC; this is encoded by the coding sequence ATGTCTAAGATCATACACATCATCGGTAACCTCGCGAGGGGAGGTGCGGAGCGCTTCGTGATCGACCTTTGTAATGAAATGTCCCGTAAACCGGAACAGGAGATTATCCTCGTTTCGCTCTGCGGAAACGCTAAAGAAGACAGCTTTCTTGGGGAGATAGACGACCGCGTAACTTATGTTTCTTTTGAAAAGAAAAGCGGATTCAGCTGGTCAGTACTGATGAAACTCACGGCCTGGCTAAAGGCTCAGGCACCAGATATTGTACACAGTCATCAAAATAGCAGCGAGTACCTGCTGTTGTATCGCCTGGATAGAAATGATACTATTTTTTTTCATACGATCCATAACCTGGCGGAAGCGGAATGTCCCGGACGAATGTTGAAGCTGTTCCGCAAGCTGTTTTATAAAAGGAATAAGGTGATCCCTGTAACCATCTCCGGCAATTGCAGCAAGTCTTACCGGGAGTATTACGGGTTGAGGAATGATGTGGTGATTGAAAATGCAAGGCCTCCAATGCGGATTACAGAAGAGCGGGAAGAGCTGCTCAGGAAATATAAGGGCCCCGGGGCTGGTTTTCTACTGGTTCATATTGGCCGGATCTCTCCGGAGAAGAACCAGAAGCTCCTGATCGAGGTGGTTCAGAAAATCAATGAAAAGGAGGACAGGCCTTGCCGCTTACTGATCATCGGGGAAGTAAAGGAGGAGAAGTTGTACCAGCGTTTGAAAAAACAGGTGGGAGCTGATGATCATATTGAGTTCCTGGGTGGAAAGAAAAATGTGGGGGATTACCTGAGTATCGCAGATGCCTTCTGCTTGTCGAGCACCTGGGAAGGAATGCCGATCTCCCTGATCGAGGCGATGTCTGTAGGTTGTATTCCTGTATGTACGCCCATCGGGGGGATGAAAGAAATGATCAGTACCGGGGTTACTGGTTTTTTAAGTGAAGATGTCAGTACAGCGGCTTATTATGACGCTTTAAAACAGGCCTTATACAGTTCTGATAAGGCCCTTATAAAGGAGAATTTAAAGAAAGATTATGAAGAGAAATATACCATTGGTATTTCTGCCTGTAAGCATTTAAAAGTGTATGCGATTGCCATGAACTTAATGGAGCATAAAGTTCGGGAACTCTATTGTTGA
- a CDS encoding sugar transferase, with protein MDAKRLFDIFFSLIGIFFLLPVFLLVAVLLKREHKGPVFYRQTRVGLNQKCFQLIKFRTMCPDADKMGLLTIGDHDARITKVGCWLRKHKVDELPQLLNILKGEMSFVGPRPEVLKYVEMYDSSQQRVLSVKPGITDWASIKFINESSLLATAEDPESFYIHNVIPSKISQNLEYIDHHNLWIDFKIISYTLRSILLK; from the coding sequence ATGGATGCGAAAAGGCTATTCGATATATTTTTTTCCCTGATCGGGATATTTTTCCTCCTGCCGGTATTCTTGCTGGTCGCTGTCTTATTGAAAAGAGAGCATAAAGGGCCTGTTTTTTACAGACAGACCAGAGTCGGACTGAACCAGAAATGTTTTCAACTGATCAAGTTCAGGACGATGTGCCCGGATGCAGATAAGATGGGTTTACTGACGATCGGGGATCATGACGCCAGGATTACCAAGGTAGGTTGCTGGTTAAGAAAACATAAAGTGGATGAACTTCCGCAGTTGCTGAATATTCTGAAAGGGGAGATGAGCTTTGTAGGCCCAAGACCGGAAGTGCTTAAATACGTAGAAATGTACGACAGCAGTCAGCAGCGGGTGCTCAGCGTAAAACCCGGAATCACCGACTGGGCCTCCATTAAGTTCATCAACGAAAGCAGTTTATTGGCTACAGCAGAAGATCCGGAAAGCTTTTATATCCACAATGTGATCCCTTCTAAAATCAGTCAGAATCTGGAATATATCGATCATCATAACCTTTGGATCGATTTTAAGATCATTTCCTATACGCTTAGGAGCATCCTTCTGAAATGA
- a CDS encoding NAD-dependent epimerase, with translation MKVLVTGTAGFIGFHLAKFLLERGDEVVGIDSINDYYDVNLKYRRLEETGIMKADLVYGKELRSTKYPNYQFVKLDITDHGKLKKVFKNCHFDVVCNLAAQAGVRYSLSNPRAYLESNITGFLNILECCRTHHTKHLVYASSSSVYGLNKEMPFSPTQHADHPVSLYAASKKSNELMAHAYSHLFGIPTTGLRFFTVYGPWGRPDMALFLFTKAILENKNIEVFNNGMMKRDFTYIDDIVDGIVRVIDHPAESNPEWNEFKPNPASSKVPYRVFNIGRGQSVDLMEFIAEIEKNLGKVAHKHYLPMQNGDVVKTWADISAMKKMMGYHPRVSVAEGVRNFVNWYKDFYLVTENIQLQLEPAGYH, from the coding sequence ATGAAAGTATTGGTTACCGGTACAGCCGGTTTTATTGGATTCCACCTCGCGAAATTCCTGTTGGAACGAGGTGATGAGGTGGTCGGAATAGACAGTATTAATGATTACTATGATGTCAACCTCAAGTACAGGCGGCTGGAGGAAACAGGTATCATGAAGGCCGATCTGGTATACGGTAAGGAGCTGAGGAGTACTAAGTATCCCAATTATCAGTTTGTGAAGCTGGACATTACAGACCATGGTAAGTTAAAGAAAGTATTTAAAAACTGCCATTTTGATGTCGTATGTAACCTGGCTGCACAGGCAGGGGTGCGGTATAGTTTGAGCAATCCAAGGGCTTATCTGGAATCCAACATCACCGGCTTCCTGAACATTTTGGAATGTTGCAGAACGCACCATACCAAACACCTCGTGTACGCCAGCTCCTCCAGTGTTTACGGGCTGAATAAGGAAATGCCTTTTTCCCCGACTCAACATGCCGATCATCCGGTATCTCTATACGCTGCGTCCAAAAAAAGCAATGAGCTGATGGCCCATGCCTACAGTCATTTGTTTGGGATTCCAACAACCGGACTGAGGTTCTTTACCGTCTACGGGCCATGGGGAAGACCAGATATGGCGCTGTTCCTGTTCACGAAAGCCATTCTTGAGAATAAAAATATTGAAGTGTTTAACAATGGAATGATGAAACGTGATTTTACCTATATTGACGACATTGTAGATGGGATTGTCCGGGTGATTGACCATCCCGCAGAAAGCAATCCGGAATGGAATGAATTCAAACCAAACCCTGCCAGTTCAAAAGTACCTTACCGCGTGTTTAATATCGGTAGGGGGCAATCGGTAGACCTGATGGAATTTATTGCAGAGATTGAAAAAAATCTGGGAAAGGTGGCACATAAACACTACCTGCCGATGCAAAACGGAGATGTCGTAAAAACCTGGGCAGACATCTCAGCGATGAAAAAAATGATGGGTTATCATCCCCGGGTTTCTGTGGCAGAGGGGGTGCGGAATTTTGTGAATTGGTATAAAGATTTTTACCTGGTAACAGAAAATATACAATTGCAGTTGGAACCTGCCGGATATCATTGA
- the asnB gene encoding asparagine synthase (glutamine-hydrolyzing): MCGIFGTLNYEHAIAKEQIFEGLFHRGPDEQGCFNQHPVNLYHTRLAIQDLTASGQQPMKHNGLVLVFNGEIYNHMELRQKYKLSAASNSDTLTILMLFEQLGMKMLEEFDGMFAFALYDTINLKLYLARDRAGKKPLYIYNKGRSYVFSSELNVLYRVCRPEVNYAAMADYLYLGHYYRTATPYHLVNELENGQYMVIDALSGAAEQHSWFKIEDAYLNDQHFNYEDSLSQLDQHLKTAVKRRIESADLDVGSFLSGGIDSGLVTAMAAQQQSKLKTFTVKVAGSFDESQLAEKVARKYDTEHTVVEIDFADLANDIEKIISNHGEPNSDNSAIPSYYVAKEAKKYITVVLNGDGADELFGGYRRYVPFKHLDFFNPSQFTKISSGILTKILPIANQKQSLYTYGYRLLKFASYADLVKIYCSASSDLFVGFEDVFIEKPQMLAISADLERYNSYSISPLKKILLMDFESMLFSRLLPKMDIATMAHSIEGRSPFLAKEILDFAPGLPDHYKIRNIQTKSILRDLGRKYLPAELIDQPKRGFEIPLQKWVDHELREVMEQYLLAADALYPKIIRKAFIEQLMARQVSISDERRAKILFCVFSLEVWHKSLSS, translated from the coding sequence ATGTGTGGAATCTTTGGAACATTAAATTATGAACATGCGATCGCGAAGGAACAGATCTTTGAAGGGCTGTTTCACCGCGGACCCGATGAGCAGGGCTGTTTTAACCAGCATCCGGTGAACCTTTACCATACGAGGTTGGCAATTCAGGATTTAACGGCATCGGGGCAGCAACCGATGAAGCATAACGGATTGGTTCTGGTGTTTAACGGAGAGATCTACAACCACATGGAGCTGAGGCAGAAATATAAGCTCAGCGCTGCTTCAAATTCCGATACGCTGACCATCCTGATGTTATTTGAACAGCTGGGAATGAAGATGCTGGAAGAATTTGATGGCATGTTTGCCTTCGCTTTGTACGATACAATAAACCTTAAATTGTACCTGGCCAGGGACAGGGCAGGGAAAAAACCTTTATATATTTATAATAAGGGCAGGAGTTATGTTTTTTCCTCAGAACTCAATGTGCTCTATCGGGTTTGTCGGCCGGAAGTGAATTATGCGGCAATGGCCGATTACCTCTACCTGGGGCATTATTATCGGACAGCAACGCCTTATCACCTCGTAAATGAGTTGGAAAACGGGCAATACATGGTGATCGACGCCTTATCCGGAGCGGCAGAACAGCATTCCTGGTTTAAGATAGAAGATGCCTACCTGAATGACCAGCATTTTAATTATGAAGATTCATTAAGCCAGCTGGACCAGCATTTAAAAACGGCAGTGAAACGCAGAATAGAAAGTGCGGATCTGGATGTAGGTTCCTTTTTAAGCGGGGGGATTGACAGTGGACTGGTCACCGCGATGGCTGCGCAGCAGCAATCCAAGCTAAAGACCTTTACCGTAAAAGTAGCGGGTTCATTTGATGAATCGCAACTTGCAGAAAAGGTGGCCAGAAAGTACGATACGGAGCATACTGTGGTGGAGATTGATTTTGCCGATCTGGCAAATGATATCGAAAAGATCATTTCAAATCACGGGGAACCAAATTCCGACAATTCGGCAATTCCCAGCTACTATGTGGCCAAAGAGGCTAAGAAATACATCACGGTAGTCCTGAATGGAGATGGGGCGGATGAGTTATTTGGAGGGTATAGAAGGTATGTTCCTTTTAAACACCTGGATTTTTTTAACCCCAGTCAGTTTACAAAAATCAGTTCCGGAATTTTGACTAAAATCCTGCCGATAGCCAATCAGAAACAGAGCCTTTATACCTATGGTTACCGGCTGTTGAAATTTGCAAGCTACGCGGATCTGGTCAAGATTTATTGTTCGGCTTCTTCAGATTTATTTGTTGGTTTTGAAGATGTCTTTATTGAAAAACCTCAGATGCTGGCGATTTCTGCAGATTTGGAGCGGTATAACAGTTATTCGATATCACCCTTAAAGAAGATTTTGCTGATGGATTTTGAGTCCATGTTGTTTAGCCGCTTATTGCCAAAAATGGACATTGCGACGATGGCACATTCCATTGAAGGGAGAAGTCCCTTTCTGGCAAAGGAAATCCTTGACTTTGCGCCCGGCTTGCCGGATCATTATAAGATCAGAAACATTCAAACCAAATCTATCCTGAGAGACCTGGGCCGGAAATACCTTCCGGCAGAATTGATCGACCAGCCGAAAAGAGGTTTTGAAATACCCTTGCAAAAATGGGTAGACCATGAGCTCCGGGAAGTGATGGAGCAGTACCTGCTGGCAGCAGATGCTCTATATCCTAAAATTATCAGGAAAGCTTTCATTGAACAGCTGATGGCCAGACAGGTTAGCATTTCCGATGAAAGAAGGGCTAAAATTCTCTTTTGTGTGTTCAGTCTGGAAGTATGGCATAAAAGCCTGTCGTCCTGA
- a CDS encoding glycosyltransferase — MSGLKLVFVIYTLQKGGAERVLSTLGNSFSERAYEVVIVCMNDAEQGYPLAEGIRVIPLLKRKYKENVFRRLIYGMLTYFRLLGVLLREKPYCVISFMTSANLWTGLSCGLLKIPYIVSERTTPDHTINRFNFFFKWMSYFVYSGSKAVVVPAKGIETCLKNNGIFNRLTNYSIIRNPVYVFKSNEHLIVHHRKFILGVGRLSYEKGFDQLIDAFSKLRIKNIDLIIVGQGLEKQNLTAQINRLNLQDRVILAGAKDDLQDYYNQAELFVLPSRNEGYPNALIEAMSSGCPCIAVDCEFGPSEIIEDGQNGILVPKGNIPAITKAMFNVLFDLSLKKKLGNEARMIGQTNSLEVISDKWEALILSPA, encoded by the coding sequence ATGTCTGGATTAAAATTAGTTTTTGTGATTTATACCCTGCAAAAAGGAGGGGCCGAACGCGTGCTGTCTACCTTAGGGAACAGTTTTAGTGAAAGGGCCTATGAGGTGGTGATTGTTTGCATGAACGATGCAGAACAGGGCTATCCGCTGGCAGAAGGAATCAGGGTCATCCCACTCCTTAAAAGAAAATATAAAGAGAATGTTTTTAGAAGACTGATCTATGGGATGCTCACCTATTTTCGGTTACTCGGCGTGTTGCTGAGAGAGAAACCTTATTGCGTCATTTCCTTTATGACGAGCGCTAATCTCTGGACCGGCCTGAGTTGCGGTTTGCTGAAAATACCTTATATCGTGTCTGAAAGAACGACGCCTGACCATACGATTAACCGCTTCAATTTCTTCTTCAAATGGATGTCTTACTTTGTTTACAGTGGATCTAAGGCCGTTGTTGTGCCAGCCAAAGGCATTGAAACCTGTCTGAAAAATAACGGGATCTTTAACCGGCTAACGAATTACAGCATCATCAGAAACCCGGTATATGTGTTCAAATCGAACGAACACCTGATTGTTCACCATCGGAAATTTATCCTCGGCGTTGGGCGCCTTTCTTATGAAAAAGGTTTTGACCAGCTGATTGATGCCTTCAGTAAACTGAGAATCAAAAACATCGACCTGATCATTGTCGGCCAGGGATTGGAAAAACAGAATTTAACGGCGCAGATCAACAGGTTGAATTTGCAGGACAGGGTGATCCTGGCCGGAGCCAAAGATGACCTTCAGGATTATTACAACCAGGCAGAACTGTTTGTCCTGCCTTCCAGAAATGAAGGATATCCCAATGCCCTGATTGAAGCGATGAGTAGCGGATGTCCTTGTATTGCGGTGGACTGTGAGTTCGGGCCTTCGGAGATCATCGAAGACGGGCAGAATGGGATCCTTGTTCCTAAGGGCAATATTCCCGCCATCACAAAAGCAATGTTCAATGTTCTTTTTGATTTAAGCCTTAAAAAGAAACTGGGAAATGAGGCCAGAATGATCGGTCAGACCAATTCCCTGGAAGTCATCTCCGACAAATGGGAAGCGCTTATTCTCAGCCCTGCTTAA
- a CDS encoding histidinol-phosphate transaminase yields MMKFTDEELIVVKKLEILKNEAGSHSPGIFTFRQKLPEVEIKIDACFLSNPYATDLFIEYFNKEILETGKIRDLLECYPSQNSVIAEILAEFLAINPKQIFIGNGAIEIIQAVIHNFTEKKIMINIPTFSSYYEYVKEGVEVIYNELSKAEDYSLDVEHYIAKVKFHRPDTIVLINPNNPNGAYIRVVDVQRILDELWFVKNIIVDESFIHFAYESKSYQLVSLASLVEENPNLIVIKSMSKDFGVAGIRAGYGIMRQEYVQQLLNNGYLWNSNGLAEYFFRLYARSDFAMRYDILRVKYIVETLEFIKELRQLPYIKVYPSMANFVLIELTNGIMASEFVAKLLITYGIYIRTCDDKIGLEGQFIRLASRSRAENNYIIESLKSCLEMNFVLDLIDERAV; encoded by the coding sequence ATGATGAAATTTACTGATGAAGAATTGATAGTTGTCAAAAAACTGGAAATCTTAAAAAATGAAGCGGGATCACATTCACCTGGCATTTTTACCTTCAGGCAAAAGCTTCCCGAGGTGGAGATTAAAATCGACGCCTGCTTTCTGTCCAACCCTTATGCAACGGATCTGTTTATTGAATATTTCAATAAAGAAATCCTGGAAACCGGAAAGATCAGAGACCTGCTCGAGTGTTATCCCTCTCAGAATAGCGTGATCGCTGAAATTCTGGCGGAGTTCCTCGCGATAAATCCCAAGCAGATTTTTATTGGTAATGGGGCTATTGAGATCATACAGGCCGTGATCCACAACTTTACAGAGAAAAAGATCATGATCAATATCCCTACTTTTTCTTCTTATTACGAGTACGTGAAAGAAGGGGTAGAAGTGATTTACAATGAGCTTTCCAAAGCAGAAGATTACAGCCTGGATGTGGAGCATTACATTGCCAAAGTCAAGTTTCACCGGCCGGATACGATTGTACTCATTAATCCAAATAACCCCAATGGTGCTTACATCAGGGTGGTCGATGTACAGCGCATTCTGGATGAATTGTGGTTTGTAAAGAACATCATCGTAGATGAAAGTTTTATCCATTTTGCTTATGAGAGCAAAAGCTATCAGCTGGTTTCTCTGGCCAGTCTGGTGGAGGAAAACCCAAACCTGATTGTCATTAAGAGCATGTCTAAGGATTTTGGCGTGGCTGGAATCCGGGCAGGTTATGGCATTATGAGGCAGGAATATGTTCAGCAGCTGCTGAACAATGGGTATCTCTGGAATTCCAACGGATTGGCGGAATACTTTTTCAGGTTGTATGCCAGGAGCGACTTTGCGATGAGGTATGATATCCTTCGTGTTAAATACATTGTAGAAACGCTGGAATTTATCAAAGAACTCCGGCAGCTCCCTTACATTAAGGTTTACCCAAGCATGGCGAATTTTGTGCTCATTGAATTGACGAATGGCATTATGGCTTCAGAATTTGTCGCCAAATTATTGATTACCTATGGCATCTATATCCGGACCTGTGATGATAAAATCGGATTGGAAGGGCAGTTCATCAGGCTGGCTTCGCGCTCAAGAGCAGAAAACAACTACATTATCGAAAGCCTGAAATCCTGTCTGGAAATGAACTTTGTTTTAGACCTGATCGATGAAAGGGCTGTTTAA
- a CDS encoding DegT/DnrJ/EryC1/StrS family aminotransferase gives MNIPFSPPFIDQAVIDEVLDTLQANWITSGPKVKALESELLTLTGTQAAVCVNSWTSGAIMMLKWFGVGAGDEVIVPAYTYCATALSVLHCGATPVMVDILDDFTIDPEMVRKKINIRTKAIIAVDIAGLPCHYEELKALVREPEVKVQFMSKTARQAGLGRILLIADAAHSIGALYNDKPAAQQCDVTIFSFHAVKNITTAEGGCICLNLPEPFDNQEEYTFLKLFSMNGQNRDAFAKSKGANWRYDILFKGFKMNMPDICAAIGLAQIRQYVKTLMPLRKIISLKYGDAFRAYDWFIEPVMKAENREASYHLFPLRIKGITEAQRDRVIDELVIRGINVNVHFIPMPMLTYFKSLGYAISDFPNSYKQYAAEISLPIYPQLSDEEISYITNAVIESVHLVKGVEKLVKVLS, from the coding sequence ATGAATATTCCATTTTCTCCGCCATTCATCGATCAGGCAGTGATTGATGAAGTATTGGATACCCTCCAGGCCAACTGGATTACATCGGGGCCAAAAGTTAAAGCGCTGGAATCCGAGTTGTTAACGCTGACGGGCACACAGGCTGCAGTTTGCGTCAATTCCTGGACTTCGGGAGCCATTATGATGCTCAAATGGTTTGGTGTTGGGGCGGGAGATGAGGTGATTGTACCTGCCTATACCTATTGTGCTACCGCCTTATCGGTCTTGCATTGTGGCGCAACACCGGTTATGGTAGACATTCTGGACGATTTTACCATAGATCCTGAAATGGTTAGAAAGAAAATCAACATCAGAACCAAAGCCATCATTGCCGTAGATATTGCTGGTTTGCCATGCCATTATGAAGAGTTGAAAGCCCTGGTCAGGGAGCCGGAAGTGAAAGTACAGTTTATGTCCAAAACTGCCAGACAGGCGGGTTTGGGAAGGATCCTGCTGATCGCCGATGCGGCACATTCTATCGGGGCCCTGTACAACGACAAACCTGCGGCACAGCAATGTGATGTGACGATCTTCTCCTTCCATGCAGTGAAAAATATTACGACTGCTGAGGGAGGATGTATTTGTCTCAACCTGCCTGAGCCATTCGATAACCAGGAAGAGTATACCTTCCTGAAATTGTTTTCGATGAATGGCCAGAACAGAGATGCTTTTGCAAAATCGAAGGGTGCAAACTGGCGCTATGACATTCTTTTTAAGGGCTTTAAAATGAATATGCCCGATATCTGTGCGGCAATTGGCCTTGCGCAGATCAGGCAATATGTGAAGACCCTGATGCCACTCCGGAAAATTATCTCCTTAAAATATGGAGATGCTTTTAGGGCCTACGACTGGTTTATTGAACCGGTGATGAAAGCCGAGAACAGGGAAGCTTCTTACCATCTTTTTCCATTGCGCATCAAGGGAATCACTGAGGCCCAGCGGGATCGGGTGATTGATGAGCTCGTGATCCGGGGGATTAATGTGAACGTGCATTTTATTCCCATGCCGATGTTAACGTATTTTAAAAGTCTGGGCTATGCCATCTCAGACTTTCCGAACAGCTATAAGCAGTATGCCGCTGAGATCTCATTGCCGATTTACCCTCAGCTTTCCGATGAGGAGATCAGCTACATCACCAATGCGGTGATTGAATCTGTTCATCTGGTAAAAGGAGTAGAGAAATTGGTAAAGGTTTTATCTTAA
- a CDS encoding glycosyltransferase: MKAPKRVILLTPSMSKGGAETQLLKLALFLKSEGEQVLIISLKPIDEFKEALEKSGLEVVFLNSWSGHFMSNLRLLYARVKGFKPDVLIAFMFIAIIFARLLKMRLKFKLISSIRISVLPAKWFVPFKMTTGLDDAVVYNSAASKSNFESRNPRLKQGMVIHNGIFIPEEVSPAVEKGEVFKWICVGHFRWNKDYPTLFKAIALIKDRNFSVDIIGELGGVTWPYQMIEELNIQERVNLIGFKPEASVFLKQSDAFVLSSFSEGMPNAVLEAMAHALPVLVSDIDGNKELLTAVNCGFLFEKQDEYDLAGKLLKVMNMTEAERTALGERGRQYIEAQFSEAVVMKQWKTLIEKTESRCVESLEH; this comes from the coding sequence ATGAAAGCTCCCAAACGCGTGATTTTACTGACCCCTTCCATGAGTAAAGGGGGCGCAGAAACACAATTGTTAAAGCTGGCTCTTTTTCTGAAATCGGAAGGGGAGCAGGTGCTGATCATTTCGCTGAAACCTATAGATGAATTTAAGGAGGCACTCGAAAAATCAGGACTGGAAGTGGTCTTTTTGAATAGCTGGTCCGGACATTTCATGTCCAATCTCCGGCTGCTCTACGCAAGGGTAAAAGGATTTAAACCGGATGTGCTGATTGCCTTTATGTTTATCGCCATCATTTTTGCCCGTTTGTTGAAAATGAGGCTGAAGTTTAAGCTCATCTCGAGCATCAGAATTTCTGTCCTCCCGGCAAAATGGTTTGTGCCATTTAAAATGACGACGGGATTGGATGATGCGGTGGTCTATAATTCAGCGGCTTCTAAAAGTAATTTTGAAAGCAGGAATCCCCGGTTAAAGCAGGGAATGGTGATTCATAACGGCATTTTTATTCCTGAAGAAGTTTCCCCGGCAGTAGAAAAAGGGGAGGTTTTTAAATGGATTTGTGTGGGGCATTTCAGGTGGAATAAAGATTATCCAACCTTGTTTAAAGCGATCGCACTGATCAAAGACCGGAACTTTAGTGTGGACATTATCGGAGAACTGGGTGGCGTAACCTGGCCCTATCAGATGATTGAAGAGCTGAATATCCAGGAGCGGGTAAACCTGATTGGTTTTAAGCCGGAAGCCTCCGTTTTTCTGAAACAGTCTGATGCTTTTGTACTCTCTTCCTTCTCGGAGGGGATGCCCAATGCCGTGCTGGAGGCGATGGCGCATGCTTTACCGGTGCTGGTCAGTGATATTGACGGGAATAAGGAACTGCTGACTGCTGTGAACTGTGGTTTTTTATTTGAAAAACAAGACGAATACGATTTGGCAGGTAAGCTGCTAAAGGTCATGAATATGACGGAGGCAGAGCGGACAGCACTTGGCGAAAGGGGAAGGCAATACATTGAAGCCCAGTTTTCTGAAGCCGTAGTGATGAAGCAATGGAAAACACTGATTGAAAAAACTGAATCGCGATGTGTGGAATCTTTGGAACATTAA